The following coding sequences are from one Ovis canadensis isolate MfBH-ARS-UI-01 breed Bighorn chromosome 7, ARS-UI_OviCan_v2, whole genome shotgun sequence window:
- the NOP10 gene encoding H/ACA ribonucleoprotein complex subunit 3, producing MFLQYYLNEQGERVYTLKKLDPMGQQTCSAHPARFSPDDKYSRHRITIKKRFKVLMTQQPRPVL from the exons ATGTTTCTCCAGTATTACCTCAACGAGCAAGGAGAGCGAGTCTACACGCTGAAG AAGCTTGATCCTATGGGACAACAGACGTGCTCGGCCCACCCTGCTCGATTCTCCCCAGACGACAAATACTCTCGACACCGAATCACCATCAAGAAACGCTTCAAGGTGCTCATGACCCAGCAGCCGCGCCCCGTCCTCTGA